A window from Cryptomeria japonica chromosome 1, Sugi_1.0, whole genome shotgun sequence encodes these proteins:
- the LOC131030341 gene encoding protein CDC73 homolog isoform X2, translated as MDPLSVLRDYTIRGDLDNVKAVGDDFHFGEDYRFPCNIDTAYRSKQGSLYTLECLVFFVKNAHLKHTEYMQQARVQKLQIVTYTDRKPLLDYLEGKINTTDAIELVAPAGPHVPPEKPIWDAGDHVEEYRPEDPSLGFFDNGNNSNKRIRIDGTEGGDIGGAETDQVAVTETGPLIDLVRAKERPLKDREALLECPNRNFQAVLSMATRRDEERRKSEDLQRKQQGRPMETPRKNHYGITEEKRFWKDHLGTDTDELGIDPTQSYIGQKGFAKPGLVSQRPQVQGTPRSSFGSGGGKGKPDGVPIILVPSAFQTRMNIYNAKDFLEDGVYVAPDVKAKQMPQKPECVTIQRKIGREKTPVAYQIRDKPSALAANDWDRVVALFVLGKEWQFKDFPFKDHVEIFNKNQQTQATPG; from the exons ATGGATCCTCTGTCGGTTCTACGAGACTACACCATCAGAGGAGATTTGGACAACGTAAAAGCTGTAGGAGATGACTTCCACTTTGGAGAAGATTATAGATTCCCCTGCAACATCGACACAGCTTACAGATCCAAACAGGGTAGTCTCTACACTCTTGAATGCCTTGTTTTCTTTGTTAAAAATGCCCACCTTAAACATACTGAGTATATGCAACAAGCCCGAGTACAGAAGCTCCAGATTGTGACATACACAGACAGGAAGCCTCTCCTAGATTACCTTGAAGGCAAAATCAATACCACTGATGCCATTGAACTTGTTGCCCCTGCTGGGCCTCATGTTCCTCCTGAAAAACCCATCTGGGATGCAGGGGACCATGTGGAAGAGTATAGGCCCGAGGATCCCAGTCTAGGATTCTTTGATAATGGGAATAATAGCAATAAAAGGATTAGGATTGATGGAACAGAAGGCGGAGACATTGGGGGTGCTGAAACTGATCAAGTGGCTGTAACTGAAACAGGGCCTCTTATAGATCTAGTGAGGGCTAAAGAGAGGCCCCTTAAGGACAGGGAGGCCTTATTGGAATGCCCCAATAGAAATTTCCAGGCTGTTTTGTCCATGGCCACCAGAAGGGATGAAGAGAGGAGGAAATCAGAAGATCTACAGAGAAAGCAGCAAGGTAGGCCTATGGAAACCCCTAGGAAAAATCATTACGGAATCACAGAGGAAAAGAGGTTTTGGAAGGATCATTTGGGTACAGATACTGATGAACTCGGGATTGATCCCACACAATCATACATTGGGCAGAAGGGTTTTGCAAAGCCTGGATTGGTATCTCAGAGGCCTCAAGTTCAGGGCACTCCTAGGAGTTCTTTTGGCAGTGGGGGTGGCAAAGGGAAGCCTGATGGTGTGCCAATTATTTTGGTTCCAAGTGCCTTCCAGACTAGAATGAACATTTACAATGCAAAGGACTTTTTGGAGGATGGAGTCTATGTTGCACCTGATGTTAAGGCCAAGCAAATGCCGCAGAAGCCTGAATGTGTGACCATACAGAGAAAGATTGGGCGTGAAAAAACACCAGTGGCATACCAAATAAGAGATAAGCCCTCGGCTTTGGCTGCCAATGATTGGGATCGAGTTGTAGCTCTTTTTGTGCTAGGGAAAGAATGGCAGTTTAAGGACTTTCCTTTTAAGGACCATGTTGAGATCTTTAATAAGA ATCAGCAAACACAAGCGACACCAGGATAA
- the LOC131030341 gene encoding protein CDC73 homolog isoform X1 — MDPLSVLRDYTIRGDLDNVKAVGDDFHFGEDYRFPCNIDTAYRSKQGSLYTLECLVFFVKNAHLKHTEYMQQARVQKLQIVTYTDRKPLLDYLEGKINTTDAIELVAPAGPHVPPEKPIWDAGDHVEEYRPEDPSLGFFDNGNNSNKRIRIDGTEGGDIGGAETDQVAVTETGPLIDLVRAKERPLKDREALLECPNRNFQAVLSMATRRDEERRKSEDLQRKQQGRPMETPRKNHYGITEEKRFWKDHLGTDTDELGIDPTQSYIGQKGFAKPGLVSQRPQVQGTPRSSFGSGGGKGKPDGVPIILVPSAFQTRMNIYNAKDFLEDGVYVAPDVKAKQMPQKPECVTIQRKIGREKTPVAYQIRDKPSALAANDWDRVVALFVLGKEWQFKDFPFKDHVEIFNKIKGFYLRFEDDGLESVKAVKQWNVKIISISKHKRHQDKTAAMEFWDKLDSFLRSQRPNMAY; from the exons ATGGATCCTCTGTCGGTTCTACGAGACTACACCATCAGAGGAGATTTGGACAACGTAAAAGCTGTAGGAGATGACTTCCACTTTGGAGAAGATTATAGATTCCCCTGCAACATCGACACAGCTTACAGATCCAAACAGGGTAGTCTCTACACTCTTGAATGCCTTGTTTTCTTTGTTAAAAATGCCCACCTTAAACATACTGAGTATATGCAACAAGCCCGAGTACAGAAGCTCCAGATTGTGACATACACAGACAGGAAGCCTCTCCTAGATTACCTTGAAGGCAAAATCAATACCACTGATGCCATTGAACTTGTTGCCCCTGCTGGGCCTCATGTTCCTCCTGAAAAACCCATCTGGGATGCAGGGGACCATGTGGAAGAGTATAGGCCCGAGGATCCCAGTCTAGGATTCTTTGATAATGGGAATAATAGCAATAAAAGGATTAGGATTGATGGAACAGAAGGCGGAGACATTGGGGGTGCTGAAACTGATCAAGTGGCTGTAACTGAAACAGGGCCTCTTATAGATCTAGTGAGGGCTAAAGAGAGGCCCCTTAAGGACAGGGAGGCCTTATTGGAATGCCCCAATAGAAATTTCCAGGCTGTTTTGTCCATGGCCACCAGAAGGGATGAAGAGAGGAGGAAATCAGAAGATCTACAGAGAAAGCAGCAAGGTAGGCCTATGGAAACCCCTAGGAAAAATCATTACGGAATCACAGAGGAAAAGAGGTTTTGGAAGGATCATTTGGGTACAGATACTGATGAACTCGGGATTGATCCCACACAATCATACATTGGGCAGAAGGGTTTTGCAAAGCCTGGATTGGTATCTCAGAGGCCTCAAGTTCAGGGCACTCCTAGGAGTTCTTTTGGCAGTGGGGGTGGCAAAGGGAAGCCTGATGGTGTGCCAATTATTTTGGTTCCAAGTGCCTTCCAGACTAGAATGAACATTTACAATGCAAAGGACTTTTTGGAGGATGGAGTCTATGTTGCACCTGATGTTAAGGCCAAGCAAATGCCGCAGAAGCCTGAATGTGTGACCATACAGAGAAAGATTGGGCGTGAAAAAACACCAGTGGCATACCAAATAAGAGATAAGCCCTCGGCTTTGGCTGCCAATGATTGGGATCGAGTTGTAGCTCTTTTTGTGCTAGGGAAAGAATGGCAGTTTAAGGACTTTCCTTTTAAGGACCATGTTGAGATCTTTAATAAGA TCAAAGGATTCTACCTTCGTTTCGAAGATGATGGGTTGGAGTCTGTCAAGGCTGTGAAGCAGTGGAATGTTAAAATAATTTCG ATCAGCAAACACAAGCGACACCAGGATAAAACTGCTGCAATGGAGTTTTGGGATAAGCTGGACAGTTTCTTAAGATCACAAAGACCCAACATGGCTTATTGA